The DNA window TCTTTGTTGGTGGTGTGCATGGAAAGGAGGGTCTCACAGCTATAAGGGCCCTCAAGATGCTTGGTTTCAATGACATCAGGAGGGGAAAGCTGATAATATACAGCTGTAACCCCACAGAGTACATGAGTACACTTGACCCCAACTATTACAGAAGCCAGCAGGGGATGGAGATAATAGGCCTCATAGAGAAGTACCGGCCATCAACATACCTGGAGGCCCACTGCTACAGGGAGGAGAGCTACGGCAGGTTAACGGATCCCTCAAGGAGGAGCCGTGATGGTGTCCCTCCCCTCATAGAACTGGAGAAAGGTGTCCTGATAGGCTCGGTGTCACCCCACATACGCAAGAAACTCTTCAGGCGCGAGGATATCTGCCTCACCATTGAAATGCCCTGTCTAAGGAGTTCCAAAGAAGAAGTTGATGGACTTGAGGTTTACGTGAATTTCCTTAAGACTGTTGCATCATCAGAGACCCGTGAAGAACTGGAAGAGCGCCTTGGCAGGAGATACCCGGAACAGGTTGAAACCGCAAGGAGATACGCCAGGGAGTTCTTTGGGGAATACCCGCCATTCTAGATGAACACTGGAAAATTATTTTAATGAATAAAAGAGGTAATGGATTACCTTAGTCGATGTCCGGGGTGGATACTATCAGTGTGAAATCATACATAAAGAGACTTATTAAACTTGTTGAGATGGAGAGGGAGGCGGAGATAAACGCCATGATGAATGAGATAAGGAGGCTGTCCCCCCAGAAGCGTGAAAGGATAGGAAGGGCCATAAATGGCCTTAACGGTAAGGTAACCGGACGTGAACTTGGATTCCATCTCGTGAAATACGGTAGGAGGGAACCCATAGATACCCAGATATCAGTGGGTGACCTTGTCCTGATAAGCCGTGGGAACCCCCTCAGAAGTGACCTCACAGGTACCGTGGCTGCGAAGGGTAAACGCTTCATTGTGGTGGCACTTGAAAATGTCCCCAGATGGGCCCTTAGGAATGTCAGGGTGGACCTATACGCCAATGACATAACATTCCAGAGGATGATAGACAACCTCAGGGGTGCGGGAAGGAATGTGTTCAGGGTTTTAAGGTTTCTGCTTGGGGATGAAAAGCCATCTGGTCACCAGATGGTTGAATTTGAACCCGTGGACCCTGAACTCAACAGGTCCCAGAGGGAGGCCATAATGAGGGCCCTGGGGTCAGATGACTTCTTCCTTATACACGGGCCCTTCGGTACAGGGAAGACCCGTACACTCCATGAACTCATAAGGCAGGAGGTCAGGAGGGGTAACCGTGTCCTGGTGACGGCTGAGAGCAATGCTGCAGTTGATAACCTCCTTGAGGGAATCGCCGGTCAGCTGAGGTGTGTTCGTCTCGGACACCCCCAGAGGGTCTCCAGGACCAACCTGCAGGAGACACTCGCATATAAACTCGAGAACCACCCCGACTACATGAGGGTCCTCGAATACCAGGAGAGGATTGACAGGCTCATTGAGGAGCGTGAAAGGCACCATAAACCCACCCCACAGTTGCGCAGGGGACTTTCAGACAGTCAGATAATGATCAACGCCACAAAGAGGAGGGGTGCCCGGGGTATATCCCCAAATGTGATGATATCCATGGCCCGCTGGATAGAGGTCAACCAGCAGATAGACGAACTCCACAGGAAGATGCAGGAGATTGAAGTTGAAATCGTTGACAGGATAATCCGTAACAGCCAGGTTGTCCTTGCAACAAACTCCTCAGCGGCCCTTGAGTACATAGATAATGTGAAGTTTGATGTTGCAATTGTTGATGAGGCATCCCAGGCCACAATCCCCAGCATACTCATACCACTCTCACGTGCACCAAGGTTCGTGCTGGCAGGGGACCACCGACAGCTTCCACCAACCATACTGAACCCTGATACCTCTGAACTGGAGGTGACACTCTTTGAGGAGCTGATAGGGTCATACCCTGAGAATTCATGGATGCTCAACTGTCAGTACCGTATGAACCCTGATATAATGGAGTTCCCAAACAGGGAGTTCTATGGTGGGAGGATAAGGGCCCATCCCTCCCTTGAGGAAATCTCAATATGTGATGTTATATCCTCTGAAATCCCTGACTCCATGCCACACAGAAAACTTGCAGAAAAGGAACCTGTCATCTTTATTGATACCTCAAAGGTTGGGACGGGTGAGAGGAGGCTAAAGGGCTCAACATCAATTCAGAACCCCCTTGAGGCTGACCTTGCAGTCATAATCGCAGGTGCACTCATGAGGATGGGTGTGAAAGAAGAGGAGATCGGTATAATAACACCCTACGATGACCAGGTGGACCTGATATCCTCCATGACCGATGTTGAGGTTAACAGTGTGGATGGATTCCAGGGACGTGAGAGGGAGGTCATCATCATCTCAATGGTTAGAAGTAACAGTGAAGGTAACATAGGTTTCCTGAGGGACCTCAGGAGGCTCAATGTTTCACTTACACGGGCAAGGCGCAAGCTCATAATAATAGGTGATACCAGCACCCTCTCATCCCACCCCTCCTACAGGAGACTGATTGAATTCTGCAGGGAAAGGGGATTCCTCTATGAACCCTCAGCTGATGATCTGAGGGATTGGAGTCCATGATCTTTAGAACCAGTCCTCAAGGCTTTTCTGTGTGAATGAAGCCCTTTCAATTTTTTTAAGCGCCACCATTACCCGTTCCTCTGAAAACCCATGCTCACCGCAGAGGAACTCTATGACCCCTTCCCTATCGGGTTTTCTCCATCTGAGTTCATAGTCCCCTGTCACGTCAGGTTCGAGGAATATCCTCCTGAGGACCTCAGGGTCGCCTCCGATATCCCCATCCACCTCGTCGATTACACCGAATACGTCATCCTTCTCCTTTATGAGTTTGAGTCCCCTCCTGGCACCTATCCCCTTTATTCCATCATTGAAGTCTGTTCCAACGAGTAGTGCCAGGTCAACGAGCTGTTCATGGGTGATTGAAAGATTCCTGAGGGCAGATTCCAGTTCAATTATCTCTGGTTCCTCCAGTTTTCCGCTGAGTGTGAGGTTTCTCACGACCCTTGGGGCTCCGAAGAGGAGGCAGTCATAGTCCTGGGATGCCACTGCCCAGGCATCCCCCCTCCTGACAATGAATGATGCCTGCGCCTCACCTTCTCCTGGTGCCTGAACGTATGGGATCCCTAGGAGTTCAAGGAGCCTTTTGGAGCTTTCAACTATATCCTGTGACATCCTTGAGGACCTCACAGCATACTTCCTTGCCCTCTCGATATCCCCCTCCTCAAGGGCCCTCCTCCATTCAATTTCAGACTTCTTTCGGGTTTCAATACGCCTTGTAACTGTTTCGCCCTTCAGGTGATGGGATTTCCCATCAAAAACATAGGCCACCCTTATATCCCTCTCCATCACCGCCGCTGTCCTGTAGAGTATGCCGCTGAGGTGGGATGTCACCCGCCCCTCTGAGTCCATGAGGGGTGTTCCATCCCTCTGTCTTATGCTTGAGAGGAACTGGTATATGCTGTTGGCTGCATCGACTGCAACGGTGCGTCCCCTGAGATCATCAAGCCTTATCTTCTCTGCTGATATTATATCCTTTAATTTGACTCCCATGGAAACACCGTTACCGGAATTCTTCCCTGAACCAGTCAAATGGGAAGGTCTCCTTTATCCTTATGAGTACCTCGTCCTGGTGAATTATGTTATAGGTCCTTGTGAGCATTGGGGAGTCTGTCTTGAATATTTCCCTGAGTTCTCTGGTGGGGCTTTCTATGTCAAGGATCTCTATCTCCCTTCGGGATTCTATACTGTGCTTCTTCAGTATCCTCCCTATGGGTATATCCGCCCTTATGAGGTCCTCTCTGAATCCATCATCAAGCCTTGATAGTGGTATGTATGACACCGCGTGTATCAGGGGCTCCCTGTTTCCTATGACAACCACCCGGTGATTAACCATTTCCCCCGGGGATATTCTTAGTTTATCTGCGATTTCTGGAGTTGATGGTATGAATTCCTGTTTTATGGTCCTTATGGTTACTGTTCCCCTAAGTACGTCAAGTATCCTTGTTACCGAGCCATCTGTTGATAGCAGTATCTTCTGGGTGTTTGAGAGCCTCCCCATTATCCTCTCGATGCGTTCAATCTCCTCCATAACATTGACATCCATTTCCTGCCTCCCTCATAATGCGGGTCTTCCCATTTTTTATTCAGGTGCGCTGATCACCCCTTTAACTGCAGATTCAGCCACGACCGCCGGGTTGGCCAGGTAGACCTTTGATGATGGGTCTCCCATTCTTCCCCTGAAGTTCCTGTTGGTTGTGGCTATGCTAACCTCTTCTGGAGCCAGGACACCCATGTGGGCCCCGAGACAGGGCCCGCAGCCGGGGTTGCAGACTATGGCCCCTGCCCTTATGAAGGCCTCTATTATCCCATCCTCCAGTGCCCTCAGGTAGATCTCCCTTGAGGCGGGTGCAACTATGAACCTCACATCATCATGAACCCTTCTATCTCCAAGGACCTCTGCTGCCATTTTGAGATCCTCGTAGCGGCCGTTTGTGCATGAACCAAGGAATGCCTCGTCTATGTGGGTTCCCTCAACCCTGTGAATAGGTGCGACGTTATCCACATCATCCGGACAGGCAACCTGTGGTTCGAGGTCAGAGACATCGAAGTGGTGGTCCTCCACGTACTGGCTGTCCCTATCTGAATGGTAAACCCTGAAGTCCCTCCCTGTCCGTGACTTTACATACTGGATTATCTCCCTGCTGGGTTCCATTATACCGTTTTTGGCCCCCATTTCAACTGCCATGTTACAGATGGTCATCCTTCCGGCAACGTCCATTGCATCAACCGTGCTTCCCGTGAACTCCACAGCCCGGTATGTTGCACCATCAACGCCAACTTCCCCTATGATTTTCAGTATAACATCCTTTGCTGTGGTGAACCCCTGCAGTTGGCCTGTAACCTCAATGCGCATTGCCTCGGGTACCATGAACCAGGTTTTTCCTGTGGCGAATACCATTGCCATGTCTGTGGCTCCCATTCCAGTTGCGAATGCACCGAATGCCCCGTATGTGCATGTGTGTGAGTCTGCACCCACTATAACCATTCCTGGGCGTACAAATCCCTTTTCAGGGAGGACCTGGTGGCATATGCCCTCAGCGTTCTTGAAGATATTACTTATCCCCTGTTCAGCCGCGAATTCAGATGTTACCCTCTGGAACTCTGCTGCTCCGATTGTGTTGGGTGGTACGTTGTGGTCGAATACCATGACTATCCCTTCAGGGTCCCATACCCTTTTGGGGCCTCCTCTTGAGGCTATCTCCCTGAATGTGTGGATTGTTGGGGGTGATGTGCCGTCGTGGGTCATTGCAAGGTCAACCCGGGCCTCTATTATCTCGCCAGGTGTAACCTCAGCCACTCCGGCTGCATCTGCAAGAATCTTCTCTGTGATGTTCATTTTAACCACCTGAAAACTATCTGAGGATACCTTCAATCCCTTCTCCGATATTCATCCAAACCACCTAGAAGTCAACTGGTCCCCTCACAGACCTTACGATCCTGTAGAAGAGTTCATCGTTAATGTATTTCCCCTTCTCCCTGTTTTTCTTTACCTCCTCCACTATCCTGCAGAGTTCCTCCCTTGTAACCTCTATACCGTACTCCTCAAGTTTTGCCTTGACTGCCCTGCACCCTGAGTGTTTGCCAAGGACTATCTTGCGCTGGTGTCCTATCATCTCCGGGAGGAACGGCTCATATGTGAGGGGTTCCTCTATCACCGCATCCACGTGTATACCTGACTCGTGCCTGAAGACGTTCTTTCCAACTATGGGTTTGTTTTCAGGCACCTTCATGCGGGTGTGCTTCTCAACGAGCCTTGACAGCTCATAGAGGACGCTGATGTTGAATCCGAGGTCAACATCATAGATTATCCTCAGGGCCATTATAAGCTCCTCAAGGGATGTGTTCCCTGCCCTTTCACCTATACCGTTAACTGTGGTTGAAACCGCGGTTCCACCTGCCAGGAGCCCTGCTATTGAATTTGAGAGTGCCATGCCAAAGTCATTGTGGCAGTGCATTGCTATGTCCACCTTTATATCCTTTCGAAGTTCCCTTACAAGGTAGTCCATTCCCTGGGGGCTTATGGCACCCACCGTATCTGCTATATGGACCCTGTCTGCCCCGTAGCTCTCTGCCTTCCTGTATATCTGCTTGAGGAAGTCCAGGTCAGTCCTTGTGGCGTCCTCTGCTGAGAATGCCAGAAAGAGGCCGTGGTCCTTTGCATACTCTATGGAGTTCAGGCATACGTTGAGGGCCTCCTCCCTTGTGAGTTTGAGTTTGTGTTTGAGGTGGAGGTCGGATGTGGCCATGAAGGTTATGACGCCATCAACGTCGCAGTCAATTGCAACGTCTATGTCCTCCTTCTTTGTTCTGCTGAGGGCCAGTATATCTGCATTGAGACCTTCATTGGCTATTGTCTTTACTGAAACCTTTTCCTGCTTTGATACAACTGGAAAACCACTTTCTATCTGATGTATGCCCAGTTCATCAAGTTTTCGGGCTATTTCAAGTTTTTCCTCGGTTCCGAGGCAGACCCCTGGGGTCTGTTCCCCGTCGCGGAGTGTTGTATCATAAATCGTGATCTTATCGGGAAATTCTAATTCAGCTTCCTTATTGAAGGGACTGACGAAGTATTTCAAGGGATTACCACCTTAACTGATTTATTAAAATGAAGACTCTAGCATTTATTTAAATTTGATATTTAAGTATAAAAGGTTTGAGAGTACAGCCGTCTTCCGGCCCTCCATGTTTTATCTGGTGGTGGCTGTTTGTCGCTTTTCATCTTTAGATGGTGGGCACTTACGGGGTGAGGGTTTTAATTGCTTGTGGTTTTCCGCCGCTTTTCAGCCTCCATGCTCAGGGAGTTAGAGGAGTGGTACCCTTATCCCCATCCTTGGGGGTCATCTGGATTTAGCTCCAGGATTTTTAAGAGCCTCTCAGATTTCTCTTTGGGTCCTTAGCAGTGCACATGACAGCCACACACTGGAGATCAATACTAACTCAGATTCCTCTTATGGGTCCTTAGCAGTACCTATTTGGCTTTAGCTTCAAGAAGTTCAAGGTATGATTTTCTCTCGAATTCACCGCTTACCCCCAGTTTTCTGTAGAGCTCAAATATCTCGCTGAGGGCATCCCCGTAGTCACTGCCATCAGGGAGGTCCATCTCTATTTCAAGGTAGGTCCCGAGGCCCCTGACGGTGTCAATGGATAGGGTGAAATCTCCAAGTGAGTAGGTACTCCTCTCCTTGAAGACATCCCTGACCCTTCGAAATCCAAGGGATTCCAGTATCCCTGCTGCTGTTTCAGCATCTGCAACCTCAACCTCCAGTTCCTTCCGGGTCTTACTCCTGCCATCAATTTTGGGGCCCTTGTAGGTTATGAATGTTTTTTTGCCTGTTTTTCTTATCCTAAGTGCTTCATCGGTCTCTGCGAAGTCCCTGTGGGGGGCATTGAAGTATATGTCAGTCTGCTCCTCATCTGAAATATGGTGCCCTCCAAGTGAGATTATACGTTCGATTATCTCATCCCCGCTGGAAATTTTAGCCTTAACCTCAACCTCTATCAAACTCTACCACCCTTCAATACCACTGGATACGCTGGTATCCTCAAGGCCAGCGTATTCCCTTAAAAACTGTGCTGATTCATCCAGTTCCTCAAGGAGGGCGTCTATCATCCTGTCAACACCCTCATATGGACCGAGGATATCATCTCTTTCATCCAGGATTCTCTTTCTCTTCTGCAGGTCTCCCCTCACCCTGGGGTCCCTCATTCTCTCAAGGTACTGCCTTCTTATGATCCTCATGTCCATATGGAGATTGTACCTTATGCTTTTAAGGTTTTTTATATATCCCTCAACATCCTCCAGGAGTTCAAGGGCCTCCTCTCTGTTTGAGGGATTTATTTCAAGTCCCTCAACTCCAAGTTCCTCAACCTGTTCCTTGTAGATTCTCGGATCGATAACCACATCATCCCCCCAGCAAGGACCCCGGGTCCTAAAGAATCTTTTATGCTATCACTATGAAAATCAAATTATTTAAATTCTGGTATAAAGTGTTGTGTAATCTATACAGGAAATTCCCATGAGGTGTGAATGACTTCGATGCACCGCCGGGATTATTAAATATATTATTATCCATAATAACTAGTTTTTTACGTCAATATTAATATAGGTGCATTTAAATTTATATGTAGGTTTAAACTTCACCGGGAGGTATCTAGTTGACAGATGTGGATATCAAGATAGAAAATATTGTTGCTTCTGCGACCCTTGGGAAATCCATTGATCTTCAGACAGTTGCTGAAGCCCTTGAAAACGTTGATTTTAACCGGGAACAATTTCCTGGTCTTGTATACAAATTAAAGGAGCCTAAAACTGCTGCTCTGATCTTTGGATCAGGTAAACTGGTATGTACGGGTGCAAAATCCATTGAGGATTCCAAGAGGGCCATAAAACTCACAGTTGATATGATGAGAACCATGGACCCTGATATACCCGAAGAATTTGAGATAAAGATCCAGAACATTGTTGCCTCGGCAAACCTCGGGAAACCACTGAATTTTGAGGCTGTTGCCCTGGGACTTGAGAATACGGAATATGAACCTGAACAGTTCCCGGGTCTTGTTTACAGGCTGGATGAACCGAAGGTTGTCCTGCTGCTGTTTGGTTCAGGGAAGGTTGTGTGCACAGGTGCCAAGAGTGCTGAGGACGCTAAGCTTGGAGTTGAAAAGACCAAGGCAAGGCTTGCCGAGTTAGATCTGATTTAATGGTGATATTTTTGATTAAACTTGTAGTTTTCGATCTTGACAATGTCATTATTGATGGGGAAGCCATAGACGAGATAGGGAAAATCGCTGGAGTCGAGGAGGAGGTAATGGAGATCACCGAAAAGGCCATGCAGGGTGATGTCGACTTCGAATCCTCCATAAGGGAGAGGGTGAAGCTCCTCAAGGGGACAGCGGTTGAGGATATAAAGGCAGTTGCAGATGAATTGCCCCTCATGGAGGGTGCAGAGGAGACGATCAGGGCCCTCAAGGAGAAGGGTTACCGGGTTGCAGTTATAAGTGGAAGTTTTGACCTTGTGGCTGAGCCCATCAGAGATAAGCTTGGTATTGATTACCTCTTCTGCAACAGGCTCCATGAGGAGGACGGTGTGCTGACCGGTGAAGTGAGCGGACCTCTTGTGGAAAACTCAAAGTATGATGTCCTATGTAGGATCCTCGATAAGGAGGGTATAAGCACCAGTGAATGTGTTGCTGTTGGCGATGGCGCCAATGACATATCCATGATACAGGCGGCCAGATTGGGGATAGCATTCAATGCAAAGCCGGCCCTCAGGAAGAAGGCTGACGCCGTTGTTGATGAATGGGATCTCAGAAAGATATTGCCGATCATCGAGGAGATAGCTGAGGTGGATGATAAACTGGATAAACTCGGCTACGATGAGGTAATGGACCTTAAAAATGAATACGAGGAGAAACTCTCAGGCGTGGCATCCGAAAGGGATGAACTGAATAAGAAGGCCCGTGAAATGAAGGAACTCAGGGATAAACTGAACACTGAACTTCGTGAAACCCTCAACCGGGCTGTTGAACTCAGGGACAGGCGTAATGAGATAAATGCAAAGGTTGAAGAGAACAAGAAGCTCAGGGATGAGATAAACCAGGAGATAAAGAAGCTTGAGTGGTCCTCAGGTGGGCGTGACAGGATAAAGATAGAGAATGAAATCAGGCGGATAGATAAGATCATAGAAACAAGGGTCCTTGACATTAACAAGGAGAATGAACTGGTCAAGACCGCCAATGAACTACGTAAGAAGCTCATGAAGATCCAGGAGGATGAGGAGACCAGACAGAAGGCCCTTGAACTCAGGAAAAAGTCAGAGGAATACCATGAGATGGTGGTCTCACTTTCAGAGGAGGCCCAGAAGTATCATGAAGAGATGCTTGAGTACTTCAGAAAGACGGATGAGATACGTAAGAAGGCTGATGAAGCCCATGAGAAGTTTCTTGAATTCCGCAGGATGGCCTCAGAGAAACATGAGGAATTCAAATCAACTCTTGGCAAAATTAAGAGGATAAACGAAAGGATCAACGCCCTCAGATCAGAAAATAGAAATGTTAAAAGAAGGGCCACCCGTGAAAGGGATCTTGAGGAGAAGGAGAGGGCCCGTGAAATATATGAGAAATTCAAAGAGGGTAAGAAGCTTACAAAGGATGAAATCCTTCTTCTTCAGAAGCACAGGATCGTTTAGGGGATCATATATGTGTGAAGGGAAGTCCTCAGACGAAGAGAAGATAGAAGTGTGCTTCATATGCCATAAGAAGTTCAACATAAATGCCGATGACTCAAGCCATTATCATTACGGCAAGTACCCAATGTGCAGCTACTGCAGTGACTTCTATGGATTCTACAGGTGACGATTCTGAGTGGTAAGATGCACGAAGTTATAATATGTGAGAAGCCCAAGTCCTCAGAGAAGATCGCGGGAGCACTCTTTCCAGATGCAGAGAAAAAGAAGTACAGGAAGGTGTCCTACTGGGAATATTATGAAGGTAATAAAAGGGTGACCATCGTATCAGCGGTTGGACACCTCTATTCACTTCGCCCCAGTAAACCCGGGGATGAGCACTTCTTTGACCTTGAATGGGCGCCCCTTCATGAGATTGATAAGAAGAAGAACTACGTTAAGGATTACCTCAATGTAATAAAAAAGTTCGCTGCCGGCGCTGACCGCTACATACATGCCTGTGATTACGACATAGAGGGTACACTCATCGGTTTCAACGCCATCAGATATGGCTGCGGCGGGGATGCGCTCAAGAAAACCGTCAGGATGAAGTTCTCAACCCTCACAGGGGAGGAGATACGGAGCGCCTATGAGAACCCCATAGAACTCGACTGCGGTCAGGTGGACAGTGGAGCTGCAAGGCACATCCTTGACTTCATATTCGGTGTGAACATCTCAAGGTCCCTCATGAAATCCGTGAAGGAGGCGACCAACCGCTTCATTAAATTATCTGCCGGTAGGGTTCAGACCCCCACCCTTGCGATACTCGTTGAAAGGGAGAAGGAGATACGGGAATTCGAACCGGTCCCCTACTGGATAATCCAGGCAGAACTGGAATCAGGGATCATTGCAGAGAGCAGACGGGGAAAGATATTCCAGCGCCCACTTGTTGATGAGGTCCTTGAGAGGTGTGATGGCAGCGATGCCTCTGTTAGAAGTGTGAAGGTAAGGGACACCATAAGGAAACCACCTGTGCCCTTTGACCTTGGATCGCTCCAGTCAGAGGCATACCGCGTATTTGGATTCAGCCCCAAGAAGACCCAGACCATCGCCCAGAACCTCTACACCGAGGGTTACACATCCTATCCCAGGACATCATCCCAGAAACTCCCTGAAAGCATAGGTTACCGTAAGATACTGGACAGGCTTTCAGGGGACCCCCGATTCGGTGCGCACATTGAAGGGCTCAGGGAACCCCTCAAACCCCATGAGGGTAAAAAGGTGGATGATGCACACCCTGCAATACACCCGACAGGTCTTCTCCCATCAGATCTCTCCAGTGATGAAAGGAAGATCTATGAACTCATCGTCCACCGTTTCATCAGCGTATTCGGTGAGGATGCCGTTCTACAGACAATGAGGGTGGACCTTGAAATAGGAGGGGAGGAGTTCAGTTTCTCAAGAAAGAGGGTGAGCAAGAGGGGATGGATGGACAGCTACCCCTACACCCGCATTGAAGATGAGGTTTTCCCTGATATATCCGAGGGGGATGTTATGGGCGTTGTGGGGGTATCCGCCCTGGAGAAGGAGACAAAACCTCCCGCCAGATACAATGAGGCCTCACTCATAAGGGAACTGGAGAAGAGGGGCCTTGGAACCAAGTCAACCCGTGCCGATATAATAGCCAAGCTCTATGACAGGAAGTACATTGAGGGTAAGAAGATACGTGTGAGTCCCCTGGGTGAGAACATAATTGACACCCTCACAAAGTACTGTGAGAAGATCACCAGTGAGGAGCTCACAAGGCAGTTTGAGAGGGAACTCGAGGAGATCATGGAGGGAAAGATAAGCCGCGAGAGGGTCGTGGATGAGGCCATAGAGGAGGTTAAATCCATACTCGGTGATATTGAGAGGAACATGAAGGACATAGGCAGGGACCTCTATAAAGCCTATCAGGACAGCAGGGTTGTTGGTGAATGCCCTGAATGTGGCAGGAATCTTGTCATAAAATATTCCCCCAGGAACAAAAGCACCTTTGTGGGGTGTTCAGGTTACCCTGATTGCAGGACCGTGTATTCACTTCCCAGGGGGGCCAGTGTACTTAAAAGTCGCTGCGAAAGATGCGGGCTTCCCATGATATCCTATGGCCGGCCGCGTCAGAGGGCCTGCCTTGACCCGGCGTGTGGGAAGAAAAAGTCCGAAGGTGAAGAAATCGTTGGTAAGTGTCCTGAGTGTGGATCCAATCTTATAAAACGTTCAGGGCGTTACGGTGAGTTCGTGGGCTGCAAGGGATTCCCCAAGTGTCGATTCACCTGCTCGGTTGACGATGTTCCAGCTGCATGATGGGGTACATTTTCAGCTGGACACTGCCTCAGCCTGTAGACAGATCAAAGTTTATAAGTATTTACTGAACTAAAGAGTATACATCATCCATAAGTTCCTGAATTTATTACCAAGTTAAAGGTAAAGAGGCGGTTGAATGGATATCAGAAATCTGCTTGAAAAATTGAAGCCCTTCATAATAATTATAGTGCTGTTCTCAGCCGTATTCTATATAAGGGCCGAGGCCAGTAACATCGGTGGGGTCCCTGCTGATGCAAAGGACTTCTATAAGGACTCAGATGGACTGCCATACTTCAGTGAGATGGACTCATACTACAACTACAGGCTCACAATGAATTACCTCACCAGGGGCATAATGGGGGATACCCTTG is part of the Methanothermobacter sp. K4 genome and encodes:
- the serB gene encoding phosphoserine phosphatase SerB, whose protein sequence is MIKLVVFDLDNVIIDGEAIDEIGKIAGVEEEVMEITEKAMQGDVDFESSIRERVKLLKGTAVEDIKAVADELPLMEGAEETIRALKEKGYRVAVISGSFDLVAEPIRDKLGIDYLFCNRLHEEDGVLTGEVSGPLVENSKYDVLCRILDKEGISTSECVAVGDGANDISMIQAARLGIAFNAKPALRKKADAVVDEWDLRKILPIIEEIAEVDDKLDKLGYDEVMDLKNEYEEKLSGVASERDELNKKAREMKELRDKLNTELRETLNRAVELRDRRNEINAKVEENKKLRDEINQEIKKLEWSSGGRDRIKIENEIRRIDKIIETRVLDINKENELVKTANELRKKLMKIQEDEETRQKALELRKKSEEYHEMVVSLSEEAQKYHEEMLEYFRKTDEIRKKADEAHEKFLEFRRMASEKHEEFKSTLGKIKRINERINALRSENRNVKRRATRERDLEEKERAREIYEKFKEGKKLTKDEILLLQKHRIV
- the topA gene encoding DNA topoisomerase I encodes the protein MHEVIICEKPKSSEKIAGALFPDAEKKKYRKVSYWEYYEGNKRVTIVSAVGHLYSLRPSKPGDEHFFDLEWAPLHEIDKKKNYVKDYLNVIKKFAAGADRYIHACDYDIEGTLIGFNAIRYGCGGDALKKTVRMKFSTLTGEEIRSAYENPIELDCGQVDSGAARHILDFIFGVNISRSLMKSVKEATNRFIKLSAGRVQTPTLAILVEREKEIREFEPVPYWIIQAELESGIIAESRRGKIFQRPLVDEVLERCDGSDASVRSVKVRDTIRKPPVPFDLGSLQSEAYRVFGFSPKKTQTIAQNLYTEGYTSYPRTSSQKLPESIGYRKILDRLSGDPRFGAHIEGLREPLKPHEGKKVDDAHPAIHPTGLLPSDLSSDERKIYELIVHRFISVFGEDAVLQTMRVDLEIGGEEFSFSRKRVSKRGWMDSYPYTRIEDEVFPDISEGDVMGVVGVSALEKETKPPARYNEASLIRELEKRGLGTKSTRADIIAKLYDRKYIEGKKIRVSPLGENIIDTLTKYCEKITSEELTRQFERELEEIMEGKISRERVVDEAIEEVKSILGDIERNMKDIGRDLYKAYQDSRVVGECPECGRNLVIKYSPRNKSTFVGCSGYPDCRTVYSLPRGASVLKSRCERCGLPMISYGRPRQRACLDPACGKKKSEGEEIVGKCPECGSNLIKRSGRYGEFVGCKGFPKCRFTCSVDDVPAA